Proteins encoded by one window of Aphidius gifuensis isolate YNYX2018 linkage group LG2, ASM1490517v1, whole genome shotgun sequence:
- the LOC122849645 gene encoding uncharacterized protein LOC122849645: MTSKIDRYKCLERFTDDDPPCRCTACDENWSTIHSLPSYKSMTLAIPTKIQREFDCMMLKFKEWPKIIREGNTKQLLTIKDDFNRMNDKFYQYITVPCEEISFLHVSLNMMYSRLDTVKNTYQ; the protein is encoded by the exons ATGACTTCAAAAATCGACCGATATAAATGCTTAGAACGTTTTACTGATGATGATCCACCATGTAGATGTACAGCATGTGATGAAAATTGGTCAACTATTCATTCTCTTCCATCATACAAG agtaTGACATTGGCAATACCGACGAAAATCCAAAGAGAATTCGATTGTATGATGCTAAAATTCAAAGAGTGGCCAAAGATCATTAGGGAAGGAAATACcaaacaattattaacaattaaggATGATTTTAATAGGATGAATGATAAGTTTTATCAGTACATCACTGTTCCTTGCGAAGAAATATCATTTTTGCATGTATCACTCAACATGATGTACAGTCGACTAGATACTGTTAAGAATACGTAccagtaa
- the LOC122850596 gene encoding SET and MYND domain-containing protein 4-like yields the protein MTTPGSTEAWMFFYNSQPREAREIAEKQFAQKTTFKDKFEVAWNFISPHIKENRVRLKKTVGQSMLWREVGNKVYTTAKNEDYLRKSIEAYTKSIAFAPVGSSELSLAYANRSVILFKERLYEDCLLDIERSLKAGYPDKLKTKLFLRQSLCFKALKPNSGLEPGISMANAMQWLPELKKYNPKYNIIKEYPKMINDLKEPREIIKFIPEIKNDNAIIVGASDAIELKKNNENNQTIVATRDIKTGEFIYISEPFAATPVNELHYTNCWHCCCQTWTGVPCDNCPNIIYCSDIYIEKLMAMKMISKSLNSVGGLKGLKKKIDSIDSMKNKELIFTNGILDVNTIDNFLRLDYFKATSSNCTFESAILAVLIITVFGEKTDKLGKKMTLNDLIKSKDKKILILGELILRYMMTSGFNSQSFNESSTGCMVPLSTDSIPFYNTKILKPSCDPNVNWSHVGSDVGFYACKPIKQGQPVLIKVAK from the exons ATGACGACTCCCGGTTCTACGGAGGCCTGGA tgtttttttataattctcaACCTCGTGAAGCTAGAGAAATTGCCGAAAAACAATTTGCtcaaaaaacaacatttaaagataaatttgaaGTGGCATGGAATTTCATATCTCCACATATTAAAGAAAATCGAGTTAGACTTAAAAAAACGGTTGGTCAATCAATGCTCTGGAGAGAAGTTGGTAATAAAGTATACACTACTGCAAAAAATGAAGATTATTTGCGCAAATCAATTGAAGCATACACCAAGAGTATTGCTTTTGCACCAGTTGGATCCAGTGAATTGTCATTGGCTTATGCAAACCGTTCAgttatattattcaaagaaAGACTCTATGAAGATTGTCTTCTTGACATTGAACGTTCATTAAAGGCAGGCTAtccagataaattaaaaacaaaattatttttacgtcaATCATTGTGTTTCAAGGCCTTGAAACCAAACTCAGGACTTGAACCAGGTATTTCAATGGCTAATGCAATGCAATGGCTTcctgaattgaaaaaatataatccaaaatacaacatcatcaaaGAGTATCCAAAGATGATCAATGATCTTAAAGAACCacgtgaaattattaaatttataccagaaataaaaaatgataatgcaaTAATAGTTGGTGCATCTGAtgcaattgaattgaaaaaaaataatgaaaataatcagACTATTGTTGCAACAAGAGACATCAAGActggtgaatttatttacatttctgAGCCATTTGCAGCAACTCCTGTTAATGAATTGCATTATACTAATTGTTGGCATTGTTGTTGTCAAACTTGGACTGGTGTACCATGTGATAATTGTCCAAACATCATATATTGCTCTgacatat atatagaaaaattaatggcaATGAAAATGATTTCAAAGTCACTAAACTCCGTAGGTGGTTTAAaaggattgaaaaaaaaaattgacagtaTTGActcgatgaaaaataaagaattaatatttactaaTGGGATTCTTGATGTTAATACTATCGATAATTTTCTTcgtcttgattattttaaagcaACATCATCAAACTGTACATTTGAATCAGCAATACTTGCAGTATTGATTATTACAGTTTTTGGTGaaaaaacagataaattaggtaaaaaaatgacattgaaCGATTTGATTAAaagtaaagataaaaaaatattaattttgggAGAATTAATATTGCGATATATGATGACTTCTGGTTTCAATAGTCAATcg tttAATGAATCATCCACTGGTTGTATGGTGCCGTTGTCAACTGACTCGATACCATTTTATAATACTAAGATATTAAAACCGAGCTGTGATCCAAATGTCAATTGGAGTCACGTAGGTTCAGATGTTGGATTTTACGCTTGCAAACCAATCAAGCAAGGACAACCGGTACTTATTAAAGttgcaaaataa
- the LOC122850597 gene encoding SET and MYND domain-containing protein 4-like has product MFFYNSQPREAREIAEKQFAQKTTFKDKFEVAWNFISPHIKENRVKLKKTVGQSMLWREVGNKEYTTAKNEHYLRKSIEAYTKSIAFAPVGSSELSLAYANRSAVLFKARLYEDCLLDIERSLKAGYPDKLKTKLFLRQSLCFKALKPNSGLEPGISMANAMQWLPDLKKYNPKYNIIKEYPKMINDLKEPREIIKFIPEIKNDNAIIVGASDAIELKKINENNQTIVATRDIKTGEFIYISEPFAATPVNELHYTNCWHCCCQTWTGVPCDNCPNVIYCSDRCKKKAWNSYHNIECLILGEILNCDLLDLEKLMAVKMISKSLNSVGGLKELKKIVDNIDSMKNKELIFTNGILDVNTIDNFLRLDYFKATSSNCTFESAILAVLIITVFGEKTDILGKKMTLNDLIKSKDKKILILGELILRYMMISCFNSQSFIETSRDCIVTFSTDLISFCNSKILKTSCDPNVNWSHVGSAVGFYACKPIKRGQPLLSNTAGSYHMTSKIDRYKCLERFTDDDPPCRCTACDENWSTIHSLPSYKSMTFTIPKRIRRELDCMTLKFEEWLKLISHGDNKQLLTIKDDLNRMNDKFHHYITVPCREISLLHISLNTIYSRLDTANNTYQ; this is encoded by the exons A tgtttttttataattctcaACCTCGTGAAGCTAGAGAAATTGCCGAAAAACAATTTGCtcaaaaaacaacatttaaagataaatttgaaGTGGCATGGAATTTCATATCTCCACATATTAAAGAAAATCGagttaaacttaaaaaaacgGTTGGTCAATCAATGCTCTGGAGAGAAGTTGGTAACAAAGAATACACTACTGCAAAAAATGAACATTATTTGCGCAAATCAATTGAAGCATACACCAAGAGTATTGCTTTTGCACCAGTTGGATCCAGTGAATTATCATTGGCTTATGCGAATCGTTCAGCTGTATTGTTCAAAGCAAGACTCTATGAAGATTGTCTTCTTGATATTGAACGTTCATTAAAAGCAGGCTACCCagataaattgaaaacaaaattatttttacgtcaATCATTGTGTTTCAAGGCCTTGAAACCAAACTCAGGACTTGAACCAGGTATTTCAATGGCTAATGCAATGCAATGGCTTCctgacttgaaaaaatataatccaaaatacaacatcatcaaaGAGTATCCAAAGATGATCAATGATCTTAAAGAACCACGtgagattattaaatttataccagaaataaaaaatgataatgcaaTAATAGTTGGTGCATCTGAtgcaattgaattgaaaaaaattaatgaaaataatcagACTATTGTTGCAACAAGAGACATCAAGActggtgaatttatttacatttctgAGCCATTTGCAGCAACTCCTGTTAATGAATTGCATTATACTAATTGTTGGCATTGTTGTTGTCAAACTTGGACTGGTGTACCATGTGATAATTGTCCAAACGTCATTTATTGCTCTGacagatgtaaaaaaaaagcatggaatagttatcataatattgaatgtttaatattgggagaaatattaaattgtgacCTTCtagatttagaaaaattaatggcaGTGAAAATGATTTCGAAGTCACTAAACTCCGTAGGTGGtttaaaagaattgaaaaaaatagttgacaATATTGActcgatgaaaaataaagaattaatatttaccaaTGGAATCCTTGATGTTAATACTATCGATAATTTTCTTcgtcttgattattttaaagcaACATCATCAAACTGTACATTTGAATCAGCAATACTTGCAGTATTGATTATTACAGTTTTTGGTGAAAAAACAGATATATTaggtaaaaaaatgacattgaaCGATTTGATTAAaagtaaagataaaaaaatattaattttgggAGAATTAATATTGCGATATATGATGATTTCTTGTTTCAATAGTCAATCG tttatAGAAACATCCAGGGATTGTATTGTGACGTTCTCAACTGACTTGATATCATTTTGTAATAGTAAGATATTAAAAACGAGCTGTGATCCAAATGTCAATTGGAGCCACGTAGGTTCAGCTGTTGGATTTTACGCTTGCAAACCAATCAAGCGAGGACAACCG CTACTTTCGAATACTGCAGGTTCATATCATATGACTTCAAAAATCGACCGATATAAATGCTTAGAACGTTTTACTGATGATGATCCACCATGTAGATGTACAGCATGTGATGAAAATTGGTCAACTATTCATTCTCTTCCATCATACAAG agTATGACATTTACAATACCGAAAAGAATCCGAAGAGAACTCGATTGTATGACGCTGAAATTCGAAGAGTGGCTAAAGCTCATCAGCCACGGAGataacaaacaattattaacaattaaggATGATTTAAATAGgatgaatgataaatttcatcaCTACATCACTGTTCCTTGTAGAGAAATATCATTATTGCATATATCACTTAACACGATATACAGTCGACTAGATACAGCTAATAATACGTAccagtaa
- the LOC122849573 gene encoding SET and MYND domain-containing protein 4-like produces MFYNPPPVEAKKIVERQFLQEKTFNGKFEVVWNFIAPYIKEVPNTFVKTVDRSIFWRKEGNKEFISAKDEYYLSESIEAYTKSIADAPVGSEELSLAYANRSAVLFRASLYEDCLLDIERSLKSGYPDHLKTKLYVRQALCFKALKPNSKLEADISMASAMQWLSNFKEKSPNYNITNEYSKMMNELKEPREINKFIPEIKNDNAIIVGASDAIELKKTNKNNQHIVATRDIKSGEFIYISEPFAAAINTELRFTNCWHCCRSTLAGVPCDDCPSVIYCSDICKKRAWHSYHNIECSVLGLLIKHDRLEKFSKFGMITEHYFREKYLIKSLNSVGGLIELKKKIDNIDSMKNKEVIFTNGILDVNTIDNFLRLDYFEATSPECTFESAIRAVLIVTIFALKTDIFGKQMTLKDLIKSKDKKILILGELILRYTMIARRNSQFVTELSDGHTAVRSTAMIPFYNILKQSCYLNVNCTYMGSNAVVYACKPIKQGQPILMSPYHMTSKIEPCRQSGRSTDKPKPCKCTACVENWPTMEHLPYYQSMILPTRAKMEMHCTMLN; encoded by the exons ATGTTTTATAATCCTCCTCCTGttgaagctaaaaaaattgtcgAAAGACAATTTTTGCAAGAGAAAACATTTAATGGTAAATTTGAAGTTGTATGGAATTTTATAGCTCCATATATTAAAGAAGTTCCTAATACATTCGTCAAAACAGTTGATCGTTCAATCTTCTGGAGAAAAGAAGGTAACAAAGAATTCATTAGTGCAAAAGATGAATATTATTTGAGTGAATCAATTGAGGCATACACCAAGAGCATCGCTGATGCACCAGTTGGATCCGAAGAATTGTCATTGGCTTATGCAAATCGTTCAGCTGTATTGTTCAGGGCAAGTCTCTATGAAGATTGTCTTCTTGACATTGAACGTTCTTTAAAATCAGGCTATCCAGATCatttgaaaacaaaattatatgttCGTCAAGCATTGTGCTTCAAGGCCTTGAAACCAAACTCAAAACTTGAAGCAGATATTTCAATGGCCAGTGCAATGCAATGGCTAtctaattttaaagaaaaaagtccAAATTATAACATCACAAATGAATATTCAAAGATGATGAATGAGCTTAAAGAACCAcgtgaaattaataaatttataccagaaataaaaaatgataatgcaaTAATTGTTGGTGCATCTGATGCAattgaactaaaaaaaacaaataaaaataatcaacatattGTTGCAACAAGAGACATTAAATctggtgaatttatttacatttctgAGCCATTTGCAGCAGCTATCAATACTGAACTACGTTTTACTAATTGCTGGCATTGTTGTCGTTCAACTTTGGCTGGTGTACCATGTGATGATTGTCCAAGCGTCATTTATTGCTCTGACATATGTAAAAAGAGAGCATGGCATAGTTATCATAACATTGAATGTTCAGTATTAGGATTACTTATAAAACATGACagattggaaaaattttcaaagtttggAATGATAACAGAACATTATTTtcgagaaaaatatttaataaagtcATTAAACTCAGTGGGTGGTTTGAttgaattaaagaaaaaaattgacaatatcgactcgatgaaaaataaagaagtaATATTCACCAATGGGATTCTTGATGTTAATACTATCGATAATTTTCTTCGTCTTGATTATTTTGAAGCAACATCACCAGAGTGTACATTTGAATCAGCAATACGTGCAGTATTGATTGTTACAATCTTTGCTCTAAAAACAGATATATTTGGTAAACAAATGACATTGAAAGATTTGATTAAgagtaaagataaaaaaatattaattttgggAGAATTAATATTGAGATATACAATGATCGCTCGTCGCAATAGCCAATtc GTTACAGAGCTGTCAGATGGTCATACTGCTGTTCGGTCAACTGCCATGAtaccattttataatatattaaaacaaagcTGTTATCTAAATGTCAATTGCACTTACATGGGTTCAAATGCTGTAGTATATGCTTGCAAACCAATCAAGCAAGGACAACCG atACTCATGAGTCCATATCATATGACTTCGAAAATCGAGCCATGTAGACAATCAGGACGCTCTACTGATAAACCAAAACCATGCAAATGTACAGCATGTGTCGAGAATTGGCCAACTATGGAACATCTTCCATATTAccag agTATGATATTGCCAACAAGAGCCAAGATGGAAATGCACTGTACGATGCTAAACTAA
- the LOC122850598 gene encoding protein artichoke-like yields the protein MTNYQYYYFKICKTSINQLKLVEHLIDNWQPETLEITDNKISSIEKNAFQQLSIKTLIINCFAKPFTLYPASFAGLKKLEFLVLNTSPIQIRSYIFGVDICHERLCTNTNFNITSLHYTYGKFTNLQQLAFSCLKQLEYLAITNSSLKTIEPTAFDGLENIKYLSLSSNQIQTINSNVFTNLNLSSLDLSYNLLTHIKKDTFYGIKTRALDISYNKIIKIDDAAFKDMNLQHIYYNNNPGLPSLENLVLDVGPISLQENLFDQLISLNYLRIEIKYNPQSPLRYVNNVLKTVPSIRVLEILNSGLINICSNPISNENSLPITGLYYTGGLISTLPRNSLKCLRYLEKLSISETQLTTIEPGVFDSLDNLKYIHLAFNKLTHISTDTFEGVYCIQLDLSHNKISHVENDAFEGTNIQDMFLFNNSIIDIQKKAWKIPPFTFVKFDKPFHAVPYCALRTGEVILCDRCQFRMCYPLVLRFG from the exons ATGACAAATTA tcaatattattattttaaaatttgtaaaacatcaattaatcAACTTAAATTAGTTGAGCATCTCATTGATAATTGGCAACCTGAAACACTTGAAATAACAGACaacaaaatttcatcaattgaaaaaaatgcatttcAACAGTTGAGTATAAaaactttgataattaattgttttgcaAAGCCGTTTACTTTATATCCTGCATCATTTGCtggattaaaaaaacttgaatttctTGTACTCAATACTTCGCCAATCCAAATTAGATCATATATTTTTGG AGTTGATATTTGTCATGAGAGATTATGTACAAATACTAATTTCAATATAACGAGTCTTCATTATACAtatggaaaatttacaaatttacaacAACTTGCTTTTTCGTGTTTAAAACAACTTGAATATCTTGCTATAACAAATAGCagtttaaaaacaattgaaccCACTGCATTTGACGGTCTcgagaatataaaatatttaagtttatCATCAAATCAAATACAAACAATTAATAGTAATGTATTTacgaatttaaatttatcatcgcTTGACTTGAGTTATAATTTGTTAActcatattaaaaaagatacaTTTTATGGAATCAAAACAAGAGCATTGGATATTTcctataataaaattattaaaattgatgatgctGCATTTAAAGACATGAATCTTCAACACATATACTACAATAATAATCCTG GTTTGCCAAGTTTAGAAAATTTAGTACTAGATGTCGGACCAATTTCTcttcaagaaaatttatttgatcaatTAATATCACTCAATTATCTTcgtattgaaattaaatataatccaCAATCACCTTTGCGATATGTTAATAATGTATTGAAAACTGTTCCAAGTATAAGAGtattggaaattttaaatagtggtttaattaatatttgtagtAATCCAATATCCAATGAGAATTCACTGCCAATTACAGGACTTTATTATACTGGTGGTTTAATTAGTACGTTACCACGAAATTCATTGAAATGTCTACGATATCTGGAAAAATTGTCAATATCAGAAACACAATTGACGACAATTGAACCTGGTGTATTTGATTCACTGGACAATctcaaatatattcatttggcatttaacaaattaactcATATTTCTACTG ATACTTTTGAAGGTGTTTATTGCATCCAGTTGGATCTATCACACAATAAAATTAGCCACGTTGAAAATGATGCATTTGAAGGTACCAATATTCAAGATATGTTTCTATTCAATAATTCTATCATCGATATCCAAAAGAAAGCCTGGAAGATTCCTCCATTtacttttgttaaatttgacAAACCATTTCATGCTGTACCATATTGTGCATTAAGAACAGGCGAAGTCATACTTTGTGATCGTTGTCAATTTAGAATGTGTTATCCTCTTGTACTTCGTTtcggttaa